A genomic region of Vanessa tameamea isolate UH-Manoa-2023 chromosome 11, ilVanTame1 primary haplotype, whole genome shotgun sequence contains the following coding sequences:
- the LOC113402497 gene encoding catalase-like, translating into MKSMEAYICYFFFLVIKYVQCHDNELYEYLNRTDRSTCQLYEFKEDHPKPIGILTTSSGKLVEIRESIGLNSDVFSNQYNIDLMTHTNAERIPERLVHAKGTAAFGYFEVTNDVSQYTKAEVFNGIGKKTPVVVRFSTVVQNLGGNDLAREIKGMAVKFFTKEGNLDLVSLSFPVFFHRDPIDFPYFIHALKRNPKTNLFDFSARWDFITKKPENLHGLLWMLSDYGIPNGYRKMDAFPIHTFQINNKHGGSYFVKFNFRTEQGVENLPSSAAEAITARDLDYYTRDLYNAIENKNYPAWTLEMDIMSFDDIKKIDYNPFEVTRLWKKGTYYTVPIGRLVLDRNPDNFFRVSEMSAFNPGNLVPGIPGPLDNLFKSRRSAYRDAQIYRLGVNHNRIEVNTPLYSKVYNRDGKPPVRDNMMDAPNYYPNSFNGPVPYVDPSRLKERFTVFDVNAVDLDQPEYFIKHYLRSDQRERLINNTIPTLVPIAPYLQRRAIRLLTLTDPSLGREISEKLQEALKQPPPPPLPVLNEPKRKMKS; encoded by the exons ATGAAGTCCATGGAAGCATACATATGTTACTTTTTCTTCCtcgttattaaatatgtacagtGCCATGACAATGAATTATACGAATATCTCAATAGAACGGATCGCTCAACATGTCAACTTTACGAGTTTAAGGAGGACCATCCG aaACCTATTGGAATATTAACAACAAGCTCAGGAAAATTAGTTGAGATAAGAGAGAGTATCGGCTTAAATTCAGATGTCTTTTCGAATCAGTATAATATAGACTTAATGACTCATACTAATGCTGAAAGAATTCCGGAAAGGTTAGTACACGCTAAGGGTACAGCTGCATTTGGTTATTTTGAGGTCACTAACGATGTATCGCAGTATACAAAAGCAGAAGTATTTAATGGTATTGGAAAAAAAACTCCTGTCGTAGTTAGATTTTCAACAGTTGTACAAAATCTTGGTGGAAATGATCTAGCCAGAGAAATAAAAGGGATGGCTGTCAAATTTTTTACGAAAGAAGGAAACTTGGATCTCGTATCTCTAAGCTTTCCGGTCTTTTTCCATAGAGATCCAATAGATTTTCCATATTTCATACACGCACTAAAGAGAAACCCTAAAACTAACCTTTTTGATTTCTCTGCTCGTTGGGACTTCATAACTAAGAAACCTGAAAATTTACATGGTCTTCTATGGATGCTCTCAGATTATGGTATACCAAATGGTTACAGAAAAATGGATGCCTTTCCTATTCAtacgtttcaaataaataataaacacggtGGCAGctattttgtcaaatttaattttagaactgAACAAGGAGTAGAAAATCTCCCATCCAGTGCAGCGGAAGCCATCACGGCACGTGATCTTGATTACTATACGAGGGACTTATATAatgcaattgaaaataaaaattatcccGCTTGGACTTTGGAAATGGATATTATGTCATtcgatgacataaaaaaaatcgattacaaTCCATTTGAAGTTACAAGGTTGTGGAAAAAAGGCACTTATTATACCGTGCCTATTGGTCGTCTTGTTCTAGATAGAAATCCTGACAATTTCTTCAGAGTGTCTGAAATGAGCGCATTTAATCCTGGTAATCTAGTACCTGGTATACCTGGTCcacttgataatttatttaaatcgcgACGTTCAGCATACCGCGATGCCCAAATATACCGCTTGGGCGTAAATCACAATAGAATTGAAGTAAATACTCCGTTATATTCGAAGGTGTACAATCGTGATGGTAAGCCACCTGTGAGGGACAACATGATGGATGCACCAAATTACTATCCCAATTCATTTAATGGACCAGTTCCGTATGTAGACCCAAGTCGGCTTAAAGAACGATTTACAGTGTTCGATGTTAATGCGGTCGATTTAGATCAGCCAGAATATTTCATCAAACATTACTTACGGAGCGACCAACGAGAAAGACTTATTAACAATACTATACCAACATTAGTACCCATAGCTCCTTATTTGCAAAGGAGGGCAATACGTTTGTTGACCTTAACTGATCCAAGTTTAGGAAGAGAAATTTCGGAAAAGCTACAAGAAGCGTTAAAACAGCCCCCACCTCCACCGCTTCCTGTGTTAAACGAGCCGAAAAGGAAAATGAAATCTTAG